The genomic segment CAATAACTTCGACTGATTGGTGACCAAGGAGCTTTTCAGCGGAGCGATTAAAGATTGCGATCCTGCCCTGTTTGTCAGTGGCTATAATTCCATGAATCGAGTTTTCAATCAGGTTTGTCTGAAAATCTTTGGAGACTCTTAGTTCATCTTCGAGTTTGATCCTGTCCCTTATGTCCACTGCGATGAGCATTGCGTAAATTGTTCGGCCATTTTCATCGAGAATAGGGGAAGTGTAGCTGACATAATTGGCCTTTTCCCCTGCCCGGTCCAGACCACAATGTTCCTCCATACATTTGGAGCCGTCCTCGAAAGTTTGGACGACGTGGCAATCGGGGCATCTTTCCGGAAGTTTCTTAAAAACCTCATAACAATGCATCCCGATAGTGCCTTTAAAGAGGTCACTCATATGGGAGTTTTGACGTACGATTTCAAAGTTCTTGTTAATAACGCATACGAGGCATGGGACCTGCTCGAACAGATTCTTGTACTCCCACCGGCTTCTAATAAGCTCCTGTGTGCGTCTCCTGATCTGATCCCGCATAAGGTTAAACGACGCAGCCAGGGCGCCAAGTTGATCTTTAGATTCAACCGGAGTCTTATATGTGAAGTCACCGGCGGTCACTTTCTGTATTGCCGTTTGCAGCCTACTCACCGGCCTGTGGACCCTGTAGACGATGTACAATCCTATAGTTCCGAGCACCGCTATGAAAGTCCCTAGCCCCAGTAGCACAATTTTTGTCACTAACGACTGGACATGACGATCAAACCGATTGAGACTCATTTCCATATCCAGGACACCCAGAACTTTTTTGTCTTTGGCGTGGACGTGACAGGGCGCTGTGTAGCAGCCCTTTTCATTGTATATCGGGGTTATCATGCCCAAAATGCGGTCATTTCCCTGGTAATGTATTCTGGTGCGTTTTGCCGTCACCACGTCACTGAAAGGTTTGTCCTTCGGGTGACAGGCGACGCATGCCTCAGATTTCATGTCGACAGATTGGCCAACATCCTGAGGATTGTTGGAAAACTTTATCAGACCGTTATGGCTATAAATTCTGACGTCGGAGACTTCCTTTTGCTTTCCAATATCTTTTAGGAACGACTTGGTAGACTCCGGGTCGCCGTGAAGCATGTTGCTGTAAGTCGAACTCATGACTGCAGAGCTGAACCTGGCGGCTTCACGCACAATTTGATCGAGATAGAAACGTCGCTGGACATCCACGATCAGGTAAACAAACACTACATAGGACGCCAGAAGGATCAGCCCGACACTAAATGCGATTCTAAATCCCAAGCCTCTACTGAGGTTGGTCCAGTTTTCGCGAATCTTGCTCAATTTGGACCTCCGCTTTCCTCTGGATCACTATACGAACGAGTGCGGAGATTAAGGTCCGAATGTCACTCACCCAGGACTTCCTTGACGGCCTTGAGAAATTCATCTCTGTTTACCGGTTTTTCTATATATCCCTCAGGGGCTGGAATGGACCGGTGGTGTATGAATTTTTTGAAATCCATGTATCCGATGGGTGAAGTAGAAAAACCCGTCACCATTATTACCGGCACCTCTTTGAGTTTGTCGTCTTTCCGCATCTCTCGATACATTTTTATTCCCGTCTTTTCGGGCATTAGCAGGTCGAGGCATACCAGGTCGGGTTTCTCGTCGATAACCATTTTGAGTCCCTGTACCCCGTCTTCAGCTTCACAGACTTCATAGCCGTTTTTCCTTAGTAGAGTTCCGAGAAAAACCAGAACGTCCGGCTCGTCGTCTATTACTAGAATTTTTTTCGCCATGACACTGACCTCCTTTTGGGGCTGCCGACTCCGGTTCCACAAGGAACTATGTGGCTGGCAGTCGACTCAGGACACCTGATTCCTGACTTGCCCTTATCTAGCAAATGGTGTGCCAAGTAGCTACTTCTGTTTCAAATAAGATTGCGGGGTTTGTATCGATCTGTATTTACTAGGAAGTTGGTTAAAGGGAAAAAATGCGGAGTGAATTTCCAGTCGTGCAATTTACTTTTGGACAGAGGAACTTTGTTTAAGACTATGTTTCATGTTTGTTACACTGAAATCTGGTAAGGAGCTAACAGTCTAGTATCCCAAATAATTTAGTGACGTTTCATTTGTGAGACGTTGTCTCACTGACCAATCCCATATTTTTCCATTTTTCTCCACAGAGTGGCTCGACTCATACCAAGTTGGGAGGCCGCAAGGCTCTTTTTCCATTCAGCCGCTTCCAAAGCTTTGATAATTAGTTGTCTCTCCACGGCATTCAGGTTCAGGGATGTCTTACCGGATTTCTCGGGAGCCTTCATGGATTGGTTAAGCAGTCTTGCTGGTAGATCCGCTGGATGTATGAAAGAAGTCTTGGAATGCACAAATGAGTACTCTATAGCGTTCGCAAGTTCTCTCACGTTGCCTGGCCAGGGATAAGCCTCCAGAATTTCCAACACACCGTCGGCGATGCCTTGCATGCTTTTTCCCATTTGTTTGTTGAATTTTGTGATGAAATGGCTCACCAGAAAAGGAATATCTTCTATACGATCTCTAAGAGGCGGCAGATGTAAGGGAAAGACGCTCAGTCGATAGTAGAGATCGTCTCTGAATGTGTTTGCCATCACTTTTTTGTATAGATCCTTGTTGGTAGCGGTAATTAGTCTGATATCAATTTTAATGCTTCGATTATCTCCTACTCTTTGGATTTCTCTTTCTTCAAGAACTCTCAGCAGTTTCACCTGAATTGCCTGGCTTATTTCGCCTATCTCATCCAAGAACAGCGTGCCGCCATTGGCCAGTTCAAATTTGCCCACATGGCTTCTGATAGCCCCGGTAAAGGCCCCTTTGACATGGCCGAACAGTTCAGTTTCGAGAACACCCTCCGGCAGAGCTGAACAATTTATGGCCACAAAAGATTTATCTTTACGTGGTCCACAATAGTGCAGCGCACGAGCTATCAACTCTTTACCGGTTCCGGATTCTCCCTGGATAAGTACAGTCGTGTCGGTGTTCATCAGCGAGTCAAGGGCTTCATAGACCTTGTACATACTCTCGCTCTTCCCGACTATGTTATTGTAACCGTAATGACTCTGAAGTTCCTCCTGCATCCAGTAGCTTGTTGACACATCCCTGAAGGTCTCTATACCTCCGATTATCTTGCCGTCCATTGAGTAGAGTGGACTGGCGTTTACCAGCAGGTGGACAACCTCCTTGCGCTTGTTTCGGATTACCACCTCAACATTCTGGTATGGATGTCCACAGGATAGAGCGCGATCCACCGGACAGTTCTCAATACACAGAGGGCTTCTAAAAATCCGCGCGCACTCTGTACCTATCACCTCCTCCTTGAAGTAACCCGTGATCTGTTCGGCGGCGCGGTTCCACGAAACGATCCTCCAGTCTTTGTCCAAAGTCATTACACCTTCGGAAATGCTGTTGAGAATCGACTGGAGTAGCTGGTCGTTTTCCATTGGACACCTCCTTGTAGACAAGTGAGGTTCTCTTTCTAGTGGCAAATGTAGATTCCTCGGGCTGGAAAAATGCAATTAACGTGCCGGCAGACTTGAAACCAGGAACGGATCACGAAAATATTAATTCAAAATTTGACCGGATGACGAACTCCTATCTGTCCGCCTGCCCCCAATCATAGAATGTAACGACTTAGATCGTCACTCTTGACTATGTCCTTGAGTCGGTCCTGGACCATTTCACGCGTTATTGGGATTGTGGCTCCATCAAGCTCGGGGGCTTCGAATGATATTTCTTCAAGCAGTTTTTCCATGATTGTGTGAAGCCTTCTTGCCCCTATGTTTTCGGCCCGTTCGTTAACCTCCTCGGCAAGGGCTGCTATTTCTTCAATGGATTCTCGCTTAAACTCCAGTGTAACGCTCTCAGTTTTCAGGAGTTCCTCGTACTGCTTGACCAGAGCGTTCTTAGGTTCTGTGAGAATGCGAACGAAGTCTTCCTTTGTGAGGGGAGATAGCTCGGCTCTTAAGGGAAAACGTCCCTGGATTTCCGGGATGAGGTCCGAAGGCTTGGACACGTGAAACGCTCCGGCCGCAATAAAGAGTATATGGTCGGTTTTAATTACGCCATGCTTTGTGTTTACATTACTACCCTCGATTATTGGTAGGAGGTCACGTTGAACTCCCTCTCTGGAAACATCGGGGCCATGAGATGAGGAGTGAGACCCTGCTATTTTGTCCAACTCATCCACAAAAACTATCCCTGTCTGTTCGACTCTTTCTTTGGCTGTCTTGACCACTTTTTCGTTATCCAGAAGTTTGCTAAGTTCCTCTTGAATTAAAGACCTGAGAGCGTCGGGAACCTTGACCCGCCTACGTTTCGTTTTTCCGGGGAAGAAATTTGACATCATGTCCTTGATATTGATGTCCATTTCTTCCATTCCCCCAGGCGAGAAGATCTCAACCACAGGCAGAGAACTGTTCTGGGTTTCAATTTCGACTTCTCGGTCGTCAAGCTTGCCGTTTTTCAGTAGCTTTCGGAACTTTTCACGAGTCCTCTGGGTAACGTCTACCTCCTCCTCATCGTCTCTCGTTAACGCTCCTGCAGGCGCTCGCCTCAATTTTCGAGGCTGTCTGGCCGGCAGGAATATGTCGAGAAGCCTCTCTTCAGCTTGCTCCTCAGCCTTTGGACGCAGGGCTTCATATTCGTCAATCTTGACCATGTTGATACCAATCTCCATAAGGTCGCGTATCATAGATTCAACATCCCGTCCCACATAGCCGACTTCTGTAAACTTCGAAGCTTCAACCTTCAGGAATGGTGACTCTGCCAGCTTGGCGAGTCTACGGGCTATTTCAGTCTTGCCTACGCCGGTTGGCCCTATCATGATGATGTTTTTCGGCGCTATTTCGTCTCGAAGGTCCTCAGGAACCTGTCGCCTGCGCCACCTGTTTCTGAGGGCTATGGCTACCATGCGTTTGGCGTTGTCTTGACCTATGATGTACTTGTCAAGTTCCTGGACTATCTGTCTTGGCGTGAGTGTTTCCATTTCCTGAAATCGCTCCATCCTTATTTATAGAGAGTAGTGACGCTCTTTGATGAGTATACAGAGAAAACCTCAAATCGATTCAATTATCAAATTTTCATTGGTAAAAACACATATTTCGGCGGCGATCAACATTGCGGCTTTCGCTACATCTATCAATTCCATATCCGTATGGCGCATAAGGGCCCGCGCGGCCGCCAACGCGTAGTTTCCCCCGGATCCTATCGCTATTACCCCATCATCAGGCTCTACCACATCTCCGTTGCCTGAAAGCAACAGTGTCTGTTCTTTGTCCGCTACGATCAGCAAAGCTTCAAGACGCCTCAAGGCCCGGTCGGTTCGCCAGTCTTTGGCCAATTCTACGGCGGATCTGGCCAGATTGTTCGAATATTTCTCGAGGGTCTGTTCGAACTTTTCGAGCAGCGTCAAAGCGTCCGCCGTGGATCCTGCGAACCCGGCCAGTGCGCTCTTCTGTTTGCCTATTGACCTGACTTTCCGTGCTGAACTCTTCACTACCGTCTCACCTAAAGAAACCTGTCCATCTCCCGCCATTACGACCTTTTCCCCGCGCCGGACGCAAAGCACCGTAGTCGACCGCGTGACTATTTTCATTTTGGAATTATCCTTGTTCAGATTTTCGGATCAACTGATTCTATCTTGCCACGGAAAGTCAAACCTTAGAACCCCTTAATCCACTTCTTGGGTGAGCTTTGTCGTAAACTTCCATAAGTTTGCCGAGGTCAACCTTGGTATAACGCTGAGTAGTAGAGAGACTGGAGTGGCCGAGCATCTCCTGGATGGACCGCAGGTCCGCGCCGCCCAGGAGCAAATGAGTCGCGAACGAGTGCCTCAACGCGTGAGGCGAGGCGTCTCTACCTAGATTGGCGGAGTCCAGAAACGCCTTCATGATGCGTCTGACGTGTCTGGCGGAAAGCGCTCCACCTCTGTTGTTAAGGAAAAGAGCCTTATTTCCTGGGCTGCGAGGATGAGCGTTCAGAATTATTTCTCTCGCCGGTAGATATGTTCTTACGGCTTGGACAGCTTTTTCCCCAACCGGGCAGTATCTCTCCTTGGAACCTTTTCCAATAACTCGCGCCCACCCATTATCCAGGTCTATGTCCTGGATCTGTAATGAAGTGAGTTCGCTAATTCTCAAACCGGCTGAATACATAAGCTCAAAGAGCGCAATATCTCGGCTCAGGGCGGTCTCATTCCTTGAGAAAAACCTGTCCAGATCATCCACGCTTAACGCTCGAGGAAGCGGTTTGTCCTGCTTTGGAGCACGTAATGAAACTGCAGGATTGGTTTTTACAACTCCCTCTCTGGCCAGAAATCTGAAAAAAGTCTTCAAACCCGCCAGTTTTCGACCGATGGACGTCTTTTTGAGTTTTGTAAAACGACTGGCGATGAAGCCTCGGACATGGGCTGGAAGTATTTCCTCGACGTCTCGAAGTAGTGAGATATTTCCCGATCTTTCAAGATAGAGTCTGAAATCTTCGACATCCGACATGTAAGCGCGCAAGGTTTCTTTGGATTGAGCCTTTTCAGTTTCAATGAATCTATGAAAGTTTATGACTGCCGCCTGAAAATCCAAGAACGCTCCTCTTTGTCAGCATTGCCGATGATTGTTGTGAACTTACATTATGACTATCCGTTTGATAGCCGCCACAGCGGCTTCAGGATCGTCGGTTATCTGAAACAGGTCGAGGTCATCCGGGCATATCATGCGATTTTTCCCAAGCATGGTTTTCTTAATCCACGACACCAGGTCCTTCCAATAGTCCTTTCCCAGCATGATAACAGGGAAAGGTTTAATTCGATGGGTCTGAATCAGTGTCAAAGACTCAAACAGCTCATCCATCGTCCCAAAACCGCCTGGCAGTATGACGTAAGCCATGGCGTATTTCACAAACATCACCTTGCGTACAAAGAAATATCTGAAATTGAGATGGACGTTGGTATATGGGTTAGATGACTGTTCTCTCGGAAGCTGAATATTCAGGCCTATTGATTTACCCCCAGCTTCCATAGCGCCCCTGTTGGCGGCTTCCATGGCTCCGGGACCGCCACCCGTTATCACAGCGAATCCGTTTTCAGCCAGGAGGCGACCTGTTGTCCTGCCCAGTTCATAAACAGGATCGTTTTCGCGGATAGACGCTGATCCGAAAACCGACACAGCCGGATATATTTCGGAAAGTGTCTCGAATCCATCGACAAACTCGGAGATAATCCTGAAAATACGCCAGCTCTCACGGATGCTGAAGTCGTCAATAACATATTGTTTATTATCCATGTCGATATTCCTTCTTATTGCGGATAATTATATCAATAATCTCATCTATATCAAAATAATAAATTAATGTCCCTGAAATGTCGGCTAATAATATGATTACTATATTTCAGGCAACTAAACTAAGTAATTATTAATAATACATACAAATTAATTTATGTATTAATTTTTAGTAATTGATTTATTGGTTACACACCTTCACAAATACTTTTATATTTGATTATCTCTTTCTATCCGGGTATATTGCCGTCACCAAAAATCATCTCTAGCTCGGATGGCGGAATTGGTAGACGCAGTGGACTCAAAATCCACCGCCCGCAAGGGTGTGCGAGTTCGACTCTCGCTCCGAGCACCAACACAAGAGGTTACATCCACAGAGATGTAGCCTCTTAATTTCGTTTTATCTTTGGAATTCACGCAAGCGAATATGCCTCCTACTGTTGTTTCCCCTTGAATCATGCTGATCTCAAGAGTTTGACGATCATGCTCAACCACACTAATGGTCCCCCCATAAAATCGCTGATATGCCCGTCATTTGTGGCGTTTTTAGGTTGCTCAATCACTTACTTATTCATAAACGCCATGTCCTATCCGCTTGATCATAACGAACACATGTATATAACCGCTGGCTATCTTGCCCAGTCACAGACTCTTTACCGTGATTTCGCCTTTCTGCAGATGCCGTATTTGCCATTGCTTTACAGTTACATTTTCTCAATCGCTGGCGTGGAACGACTGTTGTTTACAGGACGATTGTGCACTTTTTTGTTTAGTGTGGTTTCAGTCATACTGGTCTGGTTAGCCTGTTACCGCGTTAGCAGGGACGTCACCGTTTCATCCGCAGGCGTGGCAGTCTTCAGTTTTTCCCCGTTCCTTGTAGCTACTTCAGGCGAGTCGTCTAATTATATGATGCCAATTGCCTTGTCTCTCCTTGCTTTCTTCCTGTTCATGGGAGCGCTAAGTGACGGTCGTTTCAAACGCTTGAGAATGTTCTTTGTTGGTCTTGCTTTAGCCTTGGCAACGGGCGCCAAGCTTTACTACGGTCCTTTCCTGTTGGGCTTTATTTTGTTTGCATTCGTTTTTCCAAAGACATGGCCCTTTCGGAGGCGTTTGAACCAACTGGTGGCTCCCATGTTTGCAGGGATGTTTCTGGGGTTCGTTCCTGTAATTCATTATCTGGTTAACTCTCCTGACGCATTTATTTTTGACAATTTGGGATACCACCTAATCAATTCGCAGTGGAAAGGTTTCGATCTTGAGAATAATTTTGGTTACAGAATCCAGGAATTATTCAGAATTTTCTTTTATTATCCCGCGAACCTGGCTTTTGCATTCTTGATTTTTTATTCTTTTTTTCGGGTCATATTTGCCAACAGACGCGCGGGAATGAAGGAGTTAGCCAATGATGAGGTTGTAGTCCTGACCGCAGTCCTCTCTTTGCTTGGATTTGCAGTGGCGTTAGTTCCGCTACCGACGTTTATTTACTTTTTTGCGGCGCCGTTTCCTTTCATGGTGATCCTCGCAGTGGCGCTGATTCATCGGATCCCGAGGATAGAATGTTCGGGGAAGGATGGCTTAGTTTTTTATCTAGTAATGCTTGTGACCATCATTTCCGGAGCGACAAATCTCTATGAACGACTCCCAGATTTTGTAGATTTCAATCGGTGGACAGGGATCAGGGTTCACAAGACATCTGAAGATATTCGGAAATTGTTGGGACCTATGGGGCAGGGCGATCTTGTCGCTACTCTCTCCCCACTATATGCGATTGAATCCAGATTACCGATTTATGTCCAATTTGCCACTGGACCTTTCCTTTACCGGGTAGGAGACCTGCTGTCCACACAAGAACTGAACACTTTTCGAGGCGCCTCCTCAAACAGAGTAACAGAGATGTTCGAAAGAAAGCCTCCATTTGCAATAATTGTTGGAGCTGAGGAAGGTCTTGACGCTCCACTGCGGGCGTATGCTAAAGAGAAGCAATTTCTGAAGGTTGAAGTGGGATTAATGGAGTTGTATAAGAAGGCGCCGCCTATGGGGCCCGTCTCACGGATCAACAAAATGTGAAGATCTTAAAGAAACTTTTCAGAAATCATCCGGTATCGCGAGTCCTAAGGGCCACTATCTACAAGAATCAAATAGCGCTTCATCCTCAATCTGTCGACTGCTGTCACATTCTGTACAGAGAAAAGGGGTTTTGCTCATCGCTTTATATTTTTGACGATTCAACTTTAATAGGTTATAATAACTAACATTAATGTTTAGAACAAATAGCATTTATGTCTGTCGAGACAAAGCCAGCCACACTGATGAAAAAGCCGACCGGAAATTGTACCAACACGAGTGTCAAAAGCGTTTTGTGGATATTAATTTGTAGCTGCCTTTCAGTTCTTATGCTCGGGGCTTATACATCCAGTTGGGGAGCTGAGGATCGGTGCGCTGAAGTCGTCAAAACGCTTGA from the Desulfomonilaceae bacterium genome contains:
- a CDS encoding response regulator, translating into MAKKILVIDDEPDVLVFLGTLLRKNGYEVCEAEDGVQGLKMVIDEKPDLVCLDLLMPEKTGIKMYREMRKDDKLKEVPVIMVTGFSTSPIGYMDFKKFIHHRSIPAPEGYIEKPVNRDEFLKAVKEVLGE
- a CDS encoding TIGR00730 family Rossman fold protein; translation: MDNKQYVIDDFSIRESWRIFRIISEFVDGFETLSEIYPAVSVFGSASIRENDPVYELGRTTGRLLAENGFAVITGGGPGAMEAANRGAMEAGGKSIGLNIQLPREQSSNPYTNVHLNFRYFFVRKVMFVKYAMAYVILPGGFGTMDELFESLTLIQTHRIKPFPVIMLGKDYWKDLVSWIKKTMLGKNRMICPDDLDLFQITDDPEAAVAAIKRIVIM
- a CDS encoding tyrosine-type recombinase/integrase, with amino-acid sequence MDFQAAVINFHRFIETEKAQSKETLRAYMSDVEDFRLYLERSGNISLLRDVEEILPAHVRGFIASRFTKLKKTSIGRKLAGLKTFFRFLAREGVVKTNPAVSLRAPKQDKPLPRALSVDDLDRFFSRNETALSRDIALFELMYSAGLRISELTSLQIQDIDLDNGWARVIGKGSKERYCPVGEKAVQAVRTYLPAREIILNAHPRSPGNKALFLNNRGGALSARHVRRIMKAFLDSANLGRDASPHALRHSFATHLLLGGADLRSIQEMLGHSSLSTTQRYTKVDLGKLMEVYDKAHPRSGLRGSKV
- the hslU gene encoding ATP-dependent protease ATPase subunit HslU encodes the protein METLTPRQIVQELDKYIIGQDNAKRMVAIALRNRWRRRQVPEDLRDEIAPKNIIMIGPTGVGKTEIARRLAKLAESPFLKVEASKFTEVGYVGRDVESMIRDLMEIGINMVKIDEYEALRPKAEEQAEERLLDIFLPARQPRKLRRAPAGALTRDDEEEVDVTQRTREKFRKLLKNGKLDDREVEIETQNSSLPVVEIFSPGGMEEMDINIKDMMSNFFPGKTKRRRVKVPDALRSLIQEELSKLLDNEKVVKTAKERVEQTGIVFVDELDKIAGSHSSSHGPDVSREGVQRDLLPIIEGSNVNTKHGVIKTDHILFIAAGAFHVSKPSDLIPEIQGRFPLRAELSPLTKEDFVRILTEPKNALVKQYEELLKTESVTLEFKRESIEEIAALAEEVNERAENIGARRLHTIMEKLLEEISFEAPELDGATIPITREMVQDRLKDIVKSDDLSRYIL
- the hslV gene encoding ATP-dependent protease subunit HslV; protein product: MKIVTRSTTVLCVRRGEKVVMAGDGQVSLGETVVKSSARKVRSIGKQKSALAGFAGSTADALTLLEKFEQTLEKYSNNLARSAVELAKDWRTDRALRRLEALLIVADKEQTLLLSGNGDVVEPDDGVIAIGSGGNYALAAARALMRHTDMELIDVAKAAMLIAAEICVFTNENLIIESI
- a CDS encoding ATP-binding protein, which codes for MSKIRENWTNLSRGLGFRIAFSVGLILLASYVVFVYLIVDVQRRFYLDQIVREAARFSSAVMSSTYSNMLHGDPESTKSFLKDIGKQKEVSDVRIYSHNGLIKFSNNPQDVGQSVDMKSEACVACHPKDKPFSDVVTAKRTRIHYQGNDRILGMITPIYNEKGCYTAPCHVHAKDKKVLGVLDMEMSLNRFDRHVQSLVTKIVLLGLGTFIAVLGTIGLYIVYRVHRPVSRLQTAIQKVTAGDFTYKTPVESKDQLGALAASFNLMRDQIRRRTQELIRSRWEYKNLFEQVPCLVCVINKNFEIVRQNSHMSDLFKGTIGMHCYEVFKKLPERCPDCHVVQTFEDGSKCMEEHCGLDRAGEKANYVSYTSPILDENGRTIYAMLIAVDIRDRIKLEDELRVSKDFQTNLIENSIHGIIATDKQGRIAIFNRSAEKLLGHQSVEVIGDRELQRYFPREFLQMILDSHTGKHLQNPRLVERETAIQSREGEPIPVRFSGVILFDLGKPVGSVGFLEDLRTFKRLEREKQASDRLAVVGQTVAGLAHGIKNIIQGLEGGVYVVETAIEDNDSKLMDRGWNMVKNNIHRIGDLVKDLLTYSKERMPEYEATDPNSLAEEVCTLFEIKAQEKSIVIERQFDPNLGKTFRVFLDQRGIHTCLSNLVANAIDACDGDKKKVAHKIVVRTHEDEEGGFIFEVSDNGAGMTDETRRKIFSSFYSTKGSRGTGLGLLVTSKIVAEHGGEIFFESVPGQGTTFTIRLPHGNSHNMETASHPALQNEPPSNGEVTNSRGLSSIEEPC
- a CDS encoding sigma 54-interacting transcriptional regulator, whose amino-acid sequence is MENDQLLQSILNSISEGVMTLDKDWRIVSWNRAAEQITGYFKEEVIGTECARIFRSPLCIENCPVDRALSCGHPYQNVEVVIRNKRKEVVHLLVNASPLYSMDGKIIGGIETFRDVSTSYWMQEELQSHYGYNNIVGKSESMYKVYEALDSLMNTDTTVLIQGESGTGKELIARALHYCGPRKDKSFVAINCSALPEGVLETELFGHVKGAFTGAIRSHVGKFELANGGTLFLDEIGEISQAIQVKLLRVLEEREIQRVGDNRSIKIDIRLITATNKDLYKKVMANTFRDDLYYRLSVFPLHLPPLRDRIEDIPFLVSHFITKFNKQMGKSMQGIADGVLEILEAYPWPGNVRELANAIEYSFVHSKTSFIHPADLPARLLNQSMKAPEKSGKTSLNLNAVERQLIIKALEAAEWKKSLAASQLGMSRATLWRKMEKYGIGQ